The Streptomyces sp. NL15-2K genome contains a region encoding:
- a CDS encoding RidA family protein, translating into MTEKIALTPKTHTTPPAKFSHGVKKGNILQVAGQVGFLPAEEGKPPTPAGPTLREQTLQTLANVKAILEEGGASWDDAMMIRVYLTDVDHFAEMNQIYNAYFEEQGLTAPPAARTTVYVGLPAGLLIEIDALAVLSV; encoded by the coding sequence ATGACCGAGAAGATCGCCCTCACCCCGAAGACGCACACCACCCCGCCCGCGAAGTTCTCGCACGGCGTGAAGAAGGGGAACATCCTTCAAGTCGCCGGCCAGGTCGGTTTCCTCCCCGCCGAGGAGGGCAAGCCCCCGACGCCCGCCGGCCCCACCCTGCGCGAGCAGACCCTGCAGACCCTCGCCAACGTCAAGGCGATCCTGGAGGAGGGCGGCGCGAGCTGGGACGACGCGATGATGATCCGCGTCTACCTCACGGACGTGGACCACTTCGCCGAGATGAACCAGATCTACAACGCATACTTCGAGGAGCAGGGCCTCACCGCGCCTCCGGCCGCCCGTACGACGGTCTACGTGGGCCTCCCCGCCGGGCTCCTCATCGAGATCGACGCGCTCGCCGTACTGAGCGTGTAA
- a CDS encoding IS1182 family transposase, giving the protein MQGEWAGEMVGPDVWETCRELIPAGSVFAFLAEHREALFPPSMFADMYPSSNGRPSLPPQVLAATVVLQSLQGLSDFETVQELRCDLRWKAACGLGLYDMAFDPSLLTYFRRRLRHSAEPMRIFTKVKEVVAATGVLKGKQRRAVDSTVLDDAVATQDTVTQIVSAIRRVIRDVPGAQEAAAEHCRAHDYTDPGKPKIAWNDEQARAALVDALVTDALNLLGRLPDRELGEKAANAMGLLALVAGQDVEPAEDSDGRDGRWRIARRTAPDRTVSTVDPDARHIHKNRTRHQDGFKGHVSFEPESGLFTAVAVTGGYGPGNHEAAVARDLLDGEDGELTVLGDSAYGTGELREQLQAAGHTLVIKPPPLRQVIPDGFTIDDFRIDPAAGTATCPAGRTANLGQIKADGARTAQFKRLCVGCPLRERCTTSKTGRTLNIHPQHELLTAARRDAADPAWQAEYRRWRPPVERAIAWLVAKGNRRVPHRGVIANNLWLHHRAAALNLRRLINLGLTRTGTTWHLTPATT; this is encoded by the coding sequence ATGCAGGGGGAATGGGCCGGGGAGATGGTCGGGCCGGATGTGTGGGAGACCTGCCGGGAGTTGATCCCGGCCGGGAGCGTATTTGCGTTTCTGGCCGAGCACCGGGAGGCACTGTTCCCGCCGTCGATGTTCGCGGACATGTACCCGTCGTCCAACGGCCGTCCGAGTCTGCCGCCGCAGGTCCTGGCCGCCACCGTGGTGCTGCAGAGCCTGCAGGGGCTGTCGGACTTCGAGACGGTCCAGGAACTGCGGTGTGATCTGCGGTGGAAAGCGGCCTGTGGGCTGGGCTTGTACGACATGGCGTTCGATCCGTCGCTGCTGACGTACTTCAGGCGCCGGCTGCGCCACTCGGCCGAGCCGATGCGGATTTTCACCAAGGTCAAGGAGGTCGTGGCCGCGACCGGGGTGCTCAAGGGCAAGCAGCGGCGTGCTGTGGACTCCACCGTCCTCGATGACGCGGTGGCCACCCAGGACACCGTCACCCAGATCGTCTCCGCGATCCGCCGGGTGATCCGTGATGTCCCTGGAGCCCAGGAGGCCGCCGCGGAGCACTGCCGCGCGCACGACTACACCGACCCGGGCAAACCGAAGATCGCCTGGAACGACGAGCAGGCGCGCGCTGCGCTGGTGGATGCGCTGGTCACCGACGCCCTCAACCTGCTCGGGCGCCTGCCCGATCGTGAGCTGGGCGAGAAGGCCGCGAACGCGATGGGCCTGCTGGCCCTGGTCGCCGGGCAGGATGTGGAACCGGCCGAGGACTCCGACGGACGCGATGGCCGCTGGCGCATCGCCCGGCGCACCGCGCCCGACCGGACGGTGTCCACCGTCGATCCCGACGCCCGGCACATCCACAAAAACCGCACCCGCCACCAGGACGGATTCAAAGGACACGTCTCCTTCGAGCCGGAGAGCGGGCTGTTCACCGCCGTCGCTGTCACCGGCGGCTATGGTCCCGGCAACCACGAAGCGGCCGTTGCCCGTGATCTGCTGGACGGGGAGGACGGCGAGTTAACCGTGCTCGGCGACTCCGCCTACGGCACCGGCGAGCTGCGCGAACAGTTGCAGGCCGCGGGCCACACCCTGGTCATCAAGCCACCGCCGCTGCGGCAGGTGATCCCCGACGGCTTCACCATCGACGACTTCCGCATCGACCCAGCCGCCGGCACCGCGACCTGCCCAGCCGGACGAACCGCCAACCTCGGCCAGATCAAAGCCGACGGGGCCCGCACCGCCCAGTTCAAACGCCTCTGCGTCGGCTGCCCCCTGCGCGAGCGCTGCACCACATCCAAGACCGGACGCACCCTCAACATCCACCCCCAGCATGAACTGCTGACCGCCGCCCGCCGAGACGCCGCCGACCCGGCCTGGCAGGCCGAATACCGCAGATGGCGGCCCCCGGTCGAACGCGCCATCGCCTGGCTGGTCGCCAAGGGCAACCGACGCGTCCCGCACCGCGGCGTCATCGCCAACAACCTCTGGCTGCACCACCGCGCCGCCGCCCTCAACCTCCGCCGACTGATCAACCTCGGACTCACCCGGACCGGCACCACCTGGCACCTCACCCCGGCCACCACATAG
- a CDS encoding M14 family metallopeptidase: MRLRIRGSGARGGRRYAALAALLALALAAPLSATADSAKKPAPSADDIRQYEVHMHSDSKSRTALQRSGVTVDDADDHSVFISGRADQVKKLRQLGYDVQPLGAVPDRSNGEDDVRLLDFPSADSRYHNYAEMNTEINQRLSAYPNIMSKRVIGKSYQGRDIVAIKISDNVATDESEPEVLFTHHQHAREHLTVEMALYLIRELGAGYGSDSRVTGLVNNREIWIVPDLNPDGGEYDIATGSYRSWRKNRQPNSGSSYVGTDMNRNWNYRWGCCGGSSGSPSSETYRGPAAESAPEVKVVADFVRSRVVGGVQQIKAGIDFHTYSELVLWPFGYTTANTTTGMTADDRNAFATVGQKMAASNGYTPEQSSDLYITDGSIDDWLWGNQKIFGYTFEMYPSSSGGGGFYPPDEVIERETSRNRDAVLQLLENADCMYRSIGKEAQYCS, encoded by the coding sequence ATGCGACTTCGCATACGAGGTTCGGGCGCCCGTGGCGGCAGACGCTACGCCGCTCTCGCCGCCCTCCTCGCGCTCGCCCTCGCGGCCCCCCTCTCCGCGACCGCCGACAGCGCGAAGAAGCCGGCCCCGTCGGCGGACGACATCCGCCAGTACGAGGTCCACATGCACTCGGACTCCAAGTCCCGTACGGCACTTCAGCGCTCCGGCGTGACCGTGGACGACGCCGACGACCACTCCGTCTTCATCTCCGGCCGCGCCGACCAGGTCAAGAAGCTGCGCCAACTCGGCTACGACGTCCAGCCCTTGGGCGCCGTACCGGACCGGTCGAACGGCGAGGACGACGTACGGCTCCTGGACTTCCCCTCGGCCGACTCGCGCTACCACAACTACGCCGAGATGAACACGGAGATCAACCAGCGCCTCTCGGCGTACCCGAACATCATGAGCAAGCGCGTGATCGGGAAGTCGTACCAGGGCCGGGACATCGTCGCCATCAAGATCAGCGACAACGTGGCGACCGACGAGTCCGAGCCCGAGGTGCTCTTCACCCACCACCAGCACGCCCGTGAGCACTTGACCGTGGAGATGGCGCTGTACCTGATCCGCGAGCTCGGGGCGGGCTACGGGTCCGACTCCCGGGTCACCGGCCTGGTGAACAACCGCGAGATCTGGATCGTGCCCGACCTCAACCCGGACGGCGGCGAGTACGACATCGCTACCGGGTCGTACCGCTCGTGGCGCAAGAACCGGCAGCCCAACTCCGGCTCGTCGTACGTCGGTACCGACATGAACCGGAACTGGAACTATCGGTGGGGGTGCTGCGGAGGGTCGTCGGGGTCGCCGTCGTCCGAGACGTATCGGGGGCCTGCCGCCGAGTCGGCGCCGGAGGTCAAGGTCGTCGCCGACTTCGTACGGAGTCGGGTCGTCGGCGGGGTCCAGCAGATCAAGGCCGGGATCGACTTCCATACGTACAGCGAGCTGGTGCTGTGGCCGTTCGGGTACACCACCGCGAACACCACGACGGGTATGACGGCGGACGACCGCAATGCCTTCGCCACGGTGGGGCAGAAGATGGCCGCGAGCAACGGCTATACGCCGGAGCAGTCGAGCGACCTGTACATCACCGACGGGTCGATCGACGACTGGCTGTGGGGCAACCAGAAGATCTTCGGGTACACGTTCGAGATGTATCCGTCGTCCAGTGGGGGTGGGGGGTTCTACCCGCCCGATGAGGTGATCGAGCGGGAGACCTCTCGGAACCGGGACGCGGTGTTGCAGCTTCTCGAGAACGCGGACTGTATGTACCGGTCAATTGGGAAGGAAGCCCAGTACTGCAGCTAG